The following proteins are co-located in the Gordonia polyisoprenivorans genome:
- a CDS encoding FAD-binding oxidoreductase — MSTEELLPITTRTLVGWSRTTPIEGHVLSTPYPEVIAEAVARVADDNADKPDYLKRGVIARGLGRSYNESGQNSGGLTIDMTPLTRIHSLDEETGIVDVDAGLSIDHLMKVVVPRGFWVPVMPGTRQVTIGGAIAHDIHGKNHHSMGSFGDHLTEMQLLVADGRILTLTPDGSSDDPDGSIFWATIAGIGLTGIVLRAKIALKRTETAYFYADTFTTNSLDETIDLHLGQRYEDGFEYASGWFDTISGPPKLGRGSFSRGNLATLDQLPDKLKRDPLKFDPKPLITLPNIFPRYLDNKLDFSLVGEFYYRLGSNKRNIIESLPQFYHPLDLIAEWNNAYGRGGGYPRGGGFTQYQFIVPTGNEAEFKKIITDIQASGHVSFLNVIKLFGDGNRAPLSFPFRGWNVCLDFPLRKGLAEFLNDLDRRVMEMGGRLYTAKDSRTSAESFHKMYPEIDSWIATRRAIDPNGVFMSDMARRLELA; from the coding sequence ATGTCTACTGAAGAATTGCTGCCGATCACGACCCGCACGCTGGTCGGATGGTCGCGCACCACCCCCATCGAAGGGCATGTCCTCTCGACGCCGTATCCCGAGGTCATCGCCGAGGCAGTGGCCCGGGTCGCCGACGACAACGCCGACAAACCCGACTACCTCAAGCGTGGCGTGATCGCCCGCGGGCTCGGGCGTTCGTACAACGAGTCGGGCCAGAATTCCGGCGGCCTCACCATCGACATGACGCCGCTGACGCGCATCCACTCCCTCGACGAGGAGACCGGGATCGTCGATGTCGACGCGGGATTGTCGATCGATCACCTGATGAAGGTGGTCGTGCCACGTGGCTTCTGGGTGCCGGTGATGCCGGGGACCCGACAGGTGACCATCGGTGGGGCCATCGCGCATGACATCCACGGCAAGAACCATCACAGTATGGGCAGTTTCGGTGATCACCTCACCGAGATGCAGTTGCTCGTCGCCGACGGTCGGATTCTGACGCTCACCCCCGACGGTTCGTCCGACGATCCCGATGGCAGCATCTTCTGGGCGACGATTGCAGGGATCGGCCTGACCGGCATCGTGCTGCGCGCCAAGATCGCGCTCAAGCGCACCGAGACCGCGTACTTCTACGCCGACACCTTCACCACCAACAGCCTCGACGAGACGATCGACCTGCATCTCGGGCAGCGCTACGAGGACGGTTTCGAGTACGCGTCGGGCTGGTTCGACACCATCAGCGGACCGCCGAAGCTCGGCCGCGGCAGCTTCAGCCGCGGTAACCTCGCCACCCTCGATCAGCTTCCGGACAAACTCAAGCGCGACCCGCTGAAATTCGACCCGAAGCCGCTGATCACCCTGCCGAACATCTTCCCGCGCTACCTCGACAACAAGCTCGACTTCTCGCTGGTGGGAGAGTTCTACTACCGGCTCGGCTCCAACAAGCGCAACATCATCGAGAGCCTGCCGCAGTTCTATCACCCGCTGGATCTGATCGCGGAGTGGAACAATGCCTACGGCCGCGGCGGCGGCTACCCGCGGGGCGGTGGCTTCACCCAGTACCAGTTCATCGTGCCGACGGGGAACGAGGCCGAGTTCAAGAAGATCATCACCGACATCCAGGCGTCGGGGCACGTCAGCTTCCTCAACGTGATCAAGCTGTTCGGCGACGGCAACCGCGCACCGCTGAGCTTCCCGTTCCGGGGCTGGAACGTCTGCCTCGACTTCCCGCTGCGCAAGGGGCTCGCCGAGTTCCTCAACGACCTCGACCGCCGCGTGATGGAGATGGGCGGACGCCTCTACACCGCCAAGGATTCGCGGACCTCGGCCGAGAGCTTCCACAAGATGTATCCCGAGATCGATTCGTGGATCGCGACGCGGCGGGCGATCGACCCGAACGGCGTGTTCATGTCCGACATGGCGCGCCGCCTCGAACTCGCCTGA
- a CDS encoding decaprenylphospho-beta-D-erythro-pentofuranosid-2-ulose 2-reductase, producing the protein MFNAVGAPQSILVLGGSSEIGLAIAGEFLKRGPARVVLAVVPGDRAADAAVTTVKSAGATEVEVIDFDALKPETHPEVIEKAFAGGDIDLAIVAAGVQFDDEAVWQDHKKAVTEVTINYTAAVSVGVLLGEKFKQQGHGQIVAMSSVAGERVRRSNFLYGSSKAGLDGFYLGLGEALAPSGAHVLVVRPGQVRTRLSANVAEAPLTVNKEDVARAVVAGVDAHKEIIWVPGPFRFIMMGLRHVPRKVFRKLPV; encoded by the coding sequence ATGTTCAACGCCGTTGGCGCACCGCAATCCATCCTCGTCCTCGGCGGCAGTTCCGAGATCGGTCTGGCGATCGCGGGTGAATTCCTCAAGCGCGGCCCGGCACGCGTCGTCCTGGCCGTGGTGCCCGGCGACCGGGCCGCCGACGCCGCCGTCACCACCGTGAAGTCGGCCGGCGCCACCGAGGTCGAGGTGATCGACTTCGATGCACTGAAGCCCGAGACCCACCCCGAGGTCATCGAGAAGGCCTTCGCCGGCGGCGACATCGACCTGGCGATCGTGGCGGCGGGCGTGCAGTTCGACGACGAGGCCGTCTGGCAGGACCACAAGAAGGCCGTCACCGAGGTGACGATCAATTACACCGCCGCCGTCAGCGTCGGCGTCCTACTCGGCGAGAAGTTCAAGCAGCAGGGCCACGGACAGATCGTCGCCATGAGTTCGGTTGCCGGCGAACGGGTTCGGCGCTCCAATTTCCTCTACGGCTCGTCCAAGGCCGGACTCGACGGGTTCTACCTCGGTCTCGGTGAGGCGCTCGCCCCGTCGGGCGCCCACGTGCTGGTCGTCCGCCCGGGCCAGGTCCGCACGCGGCTGTCGGCGAACGTCGCCGAGGCTCCGCTCACGGTCAACAAGGAGGACGTCGCGCGTGCCGTCGTCGCCGGCGTCGATGCCCACAAGGAGATCATCTGGGTGCCGGGTCCGTTCCGGTTCATCATGATGGGGCTGCGCCATGTGCCGCGGAAGGTGTTCCGCAAGCTGCCGGTGTAG
- a CDS encoding alpha/beta hydrolase family protein translates to MFHRLPRTRRLTLASVAIATLISLPALATAPAHADDDATPAPVTSGLDATGYSGPTGAPGALITQVPLASSVSIPAAGRAYRVLYSTRDIHGRPAVSSGEVLLPKRPAPAGGYPVIAWAHGTTGLGDNCAPSVLPHSDRDATYLGHWLDQGYAIVATDYVGLGTPGFMNYLSGTAEAQSVVDSVRAAQQMDLPLAKKWAIVGQSQGAGAALNAARRATALSAGSGLDYRGVVATGTPANIEQVVALGAPAPVALPTALNIYTAYILAGFADARPDLNVPGILTPQGRQIIAKAHTLCYAEMQPVVQGVTLGEFLARPVSSIPNVRAALTEYMGTPFSGYDRPIFLGQGLLDTDVPAPSALSLYAQMVAAGQPVDFHVYPTQDHSGTVLASMPDSTPFVARILK, encoded by the coding sequence ATGTTCCACCGCCTGCCGCGCACCCGCCGTCTCACCCTCGCCTCAGTCGCCATCGCCACGCTGATCTCACTGCCGGCGCTGGCCACCGCTCCGGCCCACGCCGACGACGACGCCACCCCCGCTCCGGTCACCTCCGGACTCGACGCCACCGGATACTCCGGACCGACCGGCGCACCGGGCGCCCTGATCACGCAGGTGCCGTTGGCGTCGTCGGTGAGCATCCCCGCAGCCGGTCGTGCCTACCGTGTCCTGTACTCAACGCGTGACATCCACGGGCGCCCGGCGGTCAGTTCCGGCGAGGTGCTCCTGCCCAAGCGGCCCGCACCGGCCGGTGGATATCCGGTGATCGCGTGGGCGCACGGCACCACCGGCCTCGGCGACAACTGCGCGCCATCGGTGCTGCCGCACAGCGACCGCGACGCCACCTACCTGGGCCATTGGCTCGATCAGGGGTATGCGATCGTCGCCACCGACTACGTCGGGCTCGGCACACCGGGCTTCATGAACTACCTGAGCGGGACCGCGGAAGCCCAGTCGGTGGTCGACTCGGTCCGCGCGGCGCAGCAGATGGATCTACCGCTGGCCAAGAAGTGGGCGATCGTCGGCCAGTCGCAGGGCGCCGGCGCCGCACTCAACGCCGCGCGCCGTGCGACCGCACTCTCGGCGGGCAGCGGACTGGACTACCGCGGTGTGGTCGCCACCGGCACCCCGGCCAACATCGAGCAGGTCGTGGCGCTCGGCGCGCCGGCCCCGGTCGCCCTGCCGACCGCGCTGAACATCTACACCGCCTACATCCTCGCCGGCTTCGCCGACGCCCGCCCCGACCTGAACGTGCCGGGCATCCTCACCCCGCAGGGCCGGCAGATCATCGCGAAGGCCCACACGCTCTGCTACGCGGAGATGCAACCGGTCGTCCAGGGCGTCACCCTCGGCGAGTTCCTCGCCAGGCCGGTCTCGTCGATCCCCAACGTGCGCGCAGCGCTGACGGAATACATGGGCACCCCGTTCTCGGGGTACGACCGGCCGATCTTCCTCGGGCAGGGACTCCTCGACACCGATGTGCCGGCCCCGTCGGCGTTGTCGTTGTACGCGCAGATGGTCGCGGCGGGACAGCCCGTCGACTTCCACGTCTATCCGACGCAGGACCACTCGGGGACCGTGCTCGCCTCGATGCCCGACTCCACCCCATTCGTCGCGCGAATCCTGAAGTAG
- a CDS encoding phytoene desaturase family protein, which produces MTATATYDDVIIGAGHNGLTAAAYLARAGRSVLVLEVADHVGGAAVSAMTFPGVAARLSRYSYLVSLMPREIIADLELDVELIRRRYSSYTPLPSNPAHGLLVDTADEPATAAAFARATGSDTEFGAWQWVYERMGEIARRLFPTLIEPLRSASEIRARVTDGDSSLAEMWELLTTRPLGELIERYFDDDVVRGIVATDGLIGTFADLHDPSLRQNICFLYHLIGGGTGDWDVPVGGMGAVSGALYQAALAAGAAIHTNCRVVGVDPADGTVEYVRTEANATEAGGHRQRIGRVRGSMVHAACAPVVLNTMLDDPVDTEHAPRGAQLKINLLLDRLPELRDPNVDPRAAFAGTFHINESYEQLHTAWAQARRDEVPEVPPCEIYCHTLSDTSILGTDLAGKHTLTLFGLHMPPEVFAAPGATTHAVEATLASLDSVLAEPIASVIATDVHGNACIEAKTPLDLEDAVGLPGGNIFHRSLQWPWAPEDAGVGTWGVETRHPRLLLCGAGARRGGGVSGIPGRNTAAAVLGW; this is translated from the coding sequence ATGACCGCCACGGCGACCTATGACGACGTCATCATCGGCGCCGGGCATAACGGGCTGACCGCGGCGGCTTACCTGGCACGGGCGGGCCGATCCGTGCTGGTACTCGAGGTCGCCGACCACGTGGGCGGCGCGGCCGTCTCGGCGATGACGTTTCCCGGTGTCGCAGCACGGCTTTCGCGCTACTCCTACCTGGTGTCGCTGATGCCGCGCGAGATCATCGCCGACCTCGAACTCGACGTCGAACTGATCCGGCGACGGTATTCGTCCTACACGCCACTGCCGTCGAATCCCGCGCACGGCCTGCTCGTCGACACCGCCGACGAGCCGGCCACCGCCGCCGCCTTCGCGCGTGCCACCGGCAGCGACACCGAATTCGGGGCGTGGCAATGGGTGTACGAGCGGATGGGCGAGATCGCGCGGCGCCTGTTCCCCACCCTGATCGAGCCGCTGCGATCGGCAAGCGAGATCCGCGCGCGGGTGACCGACGGGGACTCCTCCCTCGCCGAGATGTGGGAGTTGCTCACCACCCGGCCGCTCGGCGAGCTCATCGAGCGGTACTTCGACGACGACGTGGTGCGCGGGATCGTCGCGACCGACGGGCTGATCGGCACCTTCGCCGACCTGCACGACCCGTCCCTGCGGCAGAACATCTGCTTCCTCTACCACCTCATCGGCGGCGGTACCGGCGACTGGGATGTCCCGGTCGGCGGGATGGGAGCGGTCTCGGGCGCGCTGTATCAGGCGGCGCTGGCCGCCGGCGCGGCGATCCACACGAACTGCCGGGTGGTCGGCGTCGACCCAGCCGACGGGACCGTCGAGTACGTGCGCACCGAGGCGAACGCCACCGAAGCGGGTGGGCATCGACAACGGATTGGTCGGGTGCGGGGCTCGATGGTGCATGCGGCGTGCGCGCCGGTGGTGCTCAACACCATGCTCGACGACCCCGTCGACACCGAGCACGCGCCGCGCGGCGCCCAGCTCAAGATCAACCTGCTACTCGACCGGCTGCCGGAGTTGCGGGACCCGAACGTCGACCCTCGGGCCGCGTTCGCGGGCACCTTCCACATCAACGAGTCCTACGAGCAACTCCACACCGCCTGGGCGCAGGCCCGCCGCGACGAGGTACCCGAGGTACCGCCCTGCGAGATCTATTGCCACACATTGTCGGACACGTCGATCCTGGGCACCGATCTCGCCGGCAAACACACCCTGACCCTGTTCGGCCTGCACATGCCGCCCGAGGTGTTCGCCGCGCCCGGCGCGACGACCCACGCCGTCGAGGCCACCCTGGCGTCCTTGGATTCGGTTCTCGCCGAGCCGATCGCGTCGGTGATCGCGACCGACGTCCACGGCAACGCCTGCATCGAGGCTAAGACGCCCCTGGATCTCGAGGATGCCGTGGGCTTGCCCGGCGGCAACATCTTCCACCGCTCGCTGCAGTGGCCGTGGGCACCTGAGGACGCCGGCGTCGGCACCTGGGGCGTCGAGACGCGGCACCCGCGGCTGCTGCTGTGCGGCGCCGGAGCCCGCCGCGGTGGCGGGGTCAGCGGCATTCCGGGACGCAATACGGCGGCGGCCGTACTGGGCTGGTGA